The Castor canadensis chromosome X, mCasCan1.hap1v2, whole genome shotgun sequence genome includes a region encoding these proteins:
- the LOC109700937 gene encoding uncharacterized protein has product MEAAKHLTMSDMNTVAPWSLTQNDTIKQMTQIESKNVLSWFQPERTIAHPWIHLETNVVRPGYNSEGNAVQTRITTETNTVRFWTSSEIKLWTQSESQAVSMWPEDSRATLWSLTQNDTITSWFQLESQRILSWAQFEGGITNPWTQQETATTKLWTQFGTLKILSWTPPDTIIYWFHTQIDSITPMSQPQTQKFQSWMQTITQVRKISPVTEVDTVIPWLQFQSNTVRSWIQLYSQTVSLGTHTEVGIIGHWTQKRIATDNLGTNSETQATRPWDKQEANTVRTRFYLQGKTVRLQTYSEFGTFSTFIRSEIGTIHHDSFMIQSKTQEVRPWTQSEIVMTRYWVLSQVVKPQTMLKGGAFTPWIQSETQPATPWTKPQVNITFFSIPVSDKFRTWIQPKTKLLHYKADIIVSLISPETGTTGKTLLIDHLDNKSKLVTFLPVETISTAHQYFITLSTEISTIERKIKSSYLQPSQLTSIFLLTLSSKWFPSIIGHKNFGSILEIIDTKGSLDVLSVSLSYLSPGFSFLVSCSLTYPCTLFPSCLVFSSCPYLSHCVFPSCFNFSSLAFSPVLLPSTSSDNQLQELSFSKFIEDTIFSHTFSSLHAPPAISLTKEFPLMPGSLSGPNYKHQSGQQPLNVSLAECRLDMIWKDNLQALWLFKTAAVSHETTECGLRPGLVSRCPNCWEAETGEFPWMVSMHLSFSHFWAGSILNEQWILTSATCANFIKSSEALALVQVGLIDLQDPTQAQTVGIDRALPYLGPKGPPGPGLIFLKQPLHFQPLVLPICLEESLEQEKNIQLYDCWLPSWSLMRGSPGILQKRHLNILQASTCAQFWPKLNEFTFCVEAKKAMGEAGCKGDLGAPLVCHIQQKDTWVQVGILSHFDEHCTKPYVFSQVSPFIFWIQGVTRLSHAPWSQQGPITTSASISLSVSPARNASVLTSTTASIRPHFISLPQPQTSADRISLRYTMPWQVMIISCGSQICSGSIISSSWVLTAAHCVRNMNPEDTIAILGLRHPGAPLRVVKVTTILLHERFWLVSGAARNDLALVLLQEGQNSIQMLAPLGHLKNLNSSECWLSGPRILKPGETDENPEILQMQVMGASSCAYLYPDIGSSIVCFITQAKGYDTNMEPVSPGSAVMCRPISGNGKWRQIGFTSLKSLATIVSPHFSWILSTLAKAGHPLNQDLMPWIEKPKSSGFLKYPSTLLLSSAIIIEAQMFL; this is encoded by the exons atggaagcagcaaaacACTTGACCATGTCTGATATGAATACTGTTGCACCATGGTCCCTAACTCAGAATGATACAATAAAGCAAATGACTCAAATTGAATctaaaaatgttctttcttggtttcagccAGAAAGGACAATAGCCCATCCCTGGATCCACCTTGAAACTAATGTAGTCAGACCTGGATACAATTCTGAAGGCAATGCTGTCCAAACAAGAATCACTACTGAAACCAATACAGTCAGATTCTGGACCTCTTCTGAAATAAAACTTTGGACCCAGTCTGAATCTCAAGCAGTAAGTATGTGGCCTGAAGATAGCAGAGCCACACTTTGGTCTCTAACTCAGAATGATACAATTACATCTTGGTTCCAATTAGAATCTCAAAGGATACTTTCTTGGGCCCAGTTTGAAGGTGGTATAACCAACCCTTGGACTCAGCAGGAAACTGCTACAACTAAACTATGGACCCAATTtggaactttaaaaattctttcctggACCCCACCTGATACAATAATATACTGGTTCCATACTCAAATAGATTCAATCACACCCATGagccagcctcaaactcaaaaaTTCCAAAGTTGGATGCAGACTATAACTCAAGTACGAAAAATTTCACCTGTGACTGAAGTTGATACAGTAATACCTTGGTTACAGTTTCAAAGTAACACAGTTAGATCCTGGATTCAACTTTATTCCCAAACAGTGAGTCTTGGGACCCATACTGAAGTTGGTATAATTGGGCACTGGACTCAGAAAAGAATTGCTACAGATAACCTTGGGACCAACTCTGAAACTCAAGCAACCAGACCCTGGGACAAGCAGGAAGCTAACACAGTCAGAACTAGGTTCTACCTTCAAGGAAAAACTGTCAGACTGCAGACTTATTCAGAATTCGGTACGTTCAGTACTTTCATCCGATCTGAAATTGGCACAATTCATCATGATTCTTTTATGATCCAGTCAAAAACCCAAGAAGTCAGACCCTGGACCCAGTCTGAAATTGTTATGACTAGATACTGGGTTTTGTCTCAAGTAGTTAAACCACAGACAATGCTAAAAGGAGGAGCATTTACACCCTGGATCCAGTCTGAAACTCAACCAGCCACACCATGGACCAAGCCTCAAGTTAATATAACattcttttctattcctgtaTCTGATAAATTCAGAACCTGGATCCAACCTAAAACAAAACTACTGCATTACAAAGCTGACATAATTGTATCACTGATTTCTCCTGAGACTGGAACAACTGGAAAAACTCTGCTAATTGATCATTTGGATAACAAGTCTAAGCTTGTCACATTTTTACCTGTTGAGACTATTTCTACCGCACATCAGTATTTTATAACTTTGTCAACAGAGATAAGTaccatagaaagaaaaattaaaagcagttaTCTCCAGCCAAGCCAGCTCACAAGCATTTTCCTTCTTACCCTGTCAAGCAAGTGGTTTCCTAGTATAATTGGTCACAAGAACTTTGGCAGCATATTAGAAATTATTGACACAAAAGGAAGCCTTGatgtcctttctgtctctcttagtTATCTTTCCCCAggcttttccttccttgtttcttgtTCTCTTACATATCCATGTACATTGTTCCCTTCCTGTTTAGTCTTTTCTTCTTGTCCTTATCTTTCACACTGTGTTTTCCCATCTTGCTTCAACTTTTCTTCTCTGGCCTTCTCTCCTGTGCTTTTGCCCTCAACCTCTTCTGATAATCAGCTCCAGGAACTGTCTTTCTCAAAGTTTATTGAAGATACTATTTTTTCTCACACTTTCTCATCCCTGCATGCTCCTCCAGCAATAAGTTTAACAAAAGAGTTTCCCCTGATGCCTGGATCTCTATCTGGACCCAACTATAAGCATCAGTCTGGACAACAGCCTCTCAATGTTTCCCTGGCTGAGTGTCGCCTAGATATGATTTGGAAAGACAATCTCCAGGCTCTCTGGCTCTTCAAGACAGCTGCTGTTTCTCACGAGACCACAG AGTGCGGATTACGCCCTGGCCTTGTCTCCCGTTGTCCCAATTgctgggaggcagaaacaggtgAATTTCCCTGGATGGTTTCTATGCAtctctctttctcccatttttgGGCTGGCTCTATTTTGAATGAACAGTGGATTCTTACCTCAGCAACATGTGCCAATTTCAT AAAAAGCTCAGAAGCTCTGGCCTTGGTCCAAGTGGGTCTTATTGATCTACAGGATCCTACCCAAGCTCAGACTGTTGGTATTGATCGTGCCCTGCCCTACTTAGGACCCAAAGGACCTCCTGGACCTGGGCTAATCTTTCTGAAGCAGCCACTACATTTTCAACCCCTGGTTCTTCCTATTTGTCTGGAGGAAAGTTTGGAGCAAGAGAAGAATATACAACTGTATGACTGCTGGTTACCCAGCTGGTCCCTCATGAGAG GAAGTCCTGGAATTTTGCAAAAAAGGCACCTAAACATCCTGCAAGCCAGCACTTGTGCCCAGTTTTGGCCCAAGCTGAATGAATTTACTTTCTGTGTGGAGGCCAAGAAAGCTATGGGGGAGGCTGGCTGTAAG GGTGACTTGGGGGCACCTTTGGTGTGCCATATACAACAAAAGGATACATGGGTACAGGTGGGAATCTTGAGTCACTTTGATGAACATTGCACAAAGCCCTATGTCTTCAGCCAAGTGAGCCCTTTCATTTTCTGGATCCAGGGAGTTACACGGCTCAGCCATGCACCATGGTCCCAACAAGGACCCATAACTACCTCTGCTTCCATCTCCCTTTCAGTCTCTCCTGCTAGGAATGCTTCAGTTTTAACCTCTACAACTGCTTCTATTCGACCACACTTCATTTCTCTGCCACAACCTCAGA CTTCAGCAGACCGTATTTCTCTGCGATATACTATGCCTTGGCAGGTTATGATCATCAGTTGTGGCAGTCAAATCTGCAGTGGCTCCATAATTAGCAGCTCTTGGGTTCTCACTGCTGCCCATTGTGTCAGGAACAT GAATCCAGAAGACACTATAGCGATACTGGGCCTTAGGCATCCTGGGGCACCTCTGAGAGTTGTTAAAGTAACTACGATCCTACTTCATGAGAGATTCTGGTTGGTGAGTGGAGCAGCAAGAAATGATCTGGCTTTGGTACTCCTTCAAGAGGGCCAAAATTCCATTCAGATGTTAGCACCATTGGGGCACTTGAAGAATCTAAATAGCTCAGAATGTTGGCTTTCTGGGCCAAGAATTCTTAAACCAG GAGAGACAGATGAGAACCCAGAAATATTACAGATGCAGGTTATGGGAGCTTCAAGCTGTGCCTACCTCTACCCAGACATAGGCAGTTCTATTGTTTGCTTCATTACTCAGGCCAAAGGCTATGACACAAATATG GAGCCAGTGAGTCCAGGCAGTGCTGTTATGTGCAGACCAATATCTGGCAATGGCAAATGGAGACAGATAGGCTTCACCAGTCTCAAATCTCTAGCTACCATAGTGAGCCCACACTTCTCCTGGATTTTATCCACTTTAGCAAAGGCAGGCCATCCCCTAAACCAGGACCTTATGCCTTGGATAGAAAAACCTAAGTCCTCTGGTTTCCTTAAATATCCATCCACACTGCTACTTTCCTCAGCAATTATTATTGAAGCACAGATGTTTTTGTAG